The Streptococcaceae bacterium ESL0687 genome has a segment encoding these proteins:
- a CDS encoding YvcK family protein, translating to MRKRKVVIIGGGTGIPVLLRSLRNENVDLTAIVTVADDGGSSGQIINAIGMAPPGDLRNVLVAMSDMPKFYERVFQYRFKETDGSLAGHPLGNLIIAGISEMQGSTYNAIQILAKFLHIDGNVFPSSEQGLTLHAVFEDGHEVVGESNIAGYKGQIDHVYVTNTCNGEKPKASRKVVKAIMEADTIVVGPGSLFTSILPNMVIDEIGQALLETKAQIVYVCNIMTQRGETEHFTDAEHVRVLHKHLGQRFIDTVLVNIEEVPKEYMNTHKFDEYLVQVDHDFKGLNQEVGRIISANFLKLENGGAFHDGDRIAKEILRISERVLP from the coding sequence ATGAGGAAAAGAAAGGTTGTAATAATTGGTGGAGGGACTGGAATTCCTGTCCTTCTCCGTAGTTTAAGAAATGAGAATGTTGACCTTACTGCCATTGTGACCGTTGCTGACGATGGGGGGAGTAGTGGTCAGATAATTAATGCCATTGGAATGGCACCACCTGGAGATTTAAGGAATGTTTTGGTTGCCATGAGTGACATGCCCAAGTTCTATGAGCGTGTATTTCAATACCGTTTTAAGGAGACAGATGGCTCTCTTGCCGGGCATCCTTTGGGTAATTTAATTATTGCAGGAATTAGTGAAATGCAGGGTTCAACCTATAATGCCATTCAGATTCTTGCTAAATTTCTTCATATTGATGGAAATGTTTTCCCGTCCAGTGAGCAGGGTCTTACCCTTCATGCGGTTTTTGAAGATGGTCATGAGGTGGTCGGAGAAAGTAACATTGCAGGTTATAAGGGGCAAATTGATCATGTCTACGTGACCAATACCTGTAACGGTGAAAAACCAAAGGCCAGTCGTAAGGTAGTCAAGGCCATAATGGAAGCTGATACTATTGTTGTTGGACCTGGAAGTCTATTTACCAGTATCTTGCCTAATATGGTAATTGATGAAATTGGCCAGGCCCTTCTTGAAACCAAGGCACAAATTGTTTATGTCTGCAACATAATGACCCAAAGGGGCGAAACAGAGCATTTTACAGATGCAGAGCACGTCCGGGTCCTTCATAAGCATCTTGGTCAAAGATTTATCGATACCGTTTTGGTTAATATTGAAGAGGTTCCAAAGGAATACATGAATACCCATAAGTTTGATGAGTACCTTGTTCAGGTTGATCATGACTTTAAGGGTTTGAACCAGGAGGTTGGAAGAATTATCTCTGCTAACTTCTTAAAGCTTGAAAATGGAGGGGCCTTCCATGACGGGGACCGTATTGCCAAGGAGATTTTGAGGATTAGTGAAAGGGTACTGCCATGA
- the whiA gene encoding DNA-binding protein WhiA, translating to MSFSTEVKKELTSLDESPVVLMALIRMNGSLGLARELTLSISTENATTARYTYNLLMKLYQIKSEIKTQQKTTLSKNRIYTVYIDKNVNRLLDDLDLADGLLLDNGIPGSIKYDDKKSVLYLRGVFLSSGNISDPESGKYHLELASVYQDHAQDLKEVLENLGFNARVLERKNRYIVYLTNSEQIMDFLTMIGAMNARLKYENAKIIKEMRNQANRRANFETANLGKTVNASYDMIEKIKLLDEKLGLDQLPENLSEIARIRLKNPDLTIKELGETMSPPLGKSGVNHRLRKLSQLAQSYIEDGKNS from the coding sequence ATGAGTTTTTCAACTGAAGTAAAAAAGGAATTAACCTCTTTGGATGAGAGCCCAGTTGTCTTAATGGCCCTAATTAGAATGAACGGCTCCCTTGGACTAGCAAGGGAGCTTACGCTTTCTATTAGTACGGAAAATGCGACAACGGCTCGTTATACCTATAATCTTCTGATGAAACTCTACCAGATTAAATCAGAGATTAAAACCCAGCAGAAGACAACCCTCTCTAAAAATCGGATTTATACTGTTTATATAGATAAAAATGTAAACCGTCTTCTGGATGATTTAGACCTAGCTGATGGCCTTCTTCTTGATAACGGGATTCCAGGATCAATTAAATATGATGACAAAAAAAGTGTTCTTTATCTGAGGGGTGTTTTTTTATCAAGCGGGAATATTAGTGACCCTGAAAGTGGTAAATACCATTTGGAACTTGCCTCAGTCTATCAGGATCATGCCCAGGATTTAAAGGAAGTCCTTGAAAATCTAGGTTTTAATGCCCGGGTCCTTGAGAGGAAAAATCGCTATATTGTATATCTAACAAATTCAGAACAGATTATGGATTTTTTAACTATGATTGGGGCCATGAATGCAAGGCTTAAATATGAAAATGCTAAAATTATCAAGGAAATGAGAAATCAGGCTAATAGGCGGGCTAATTTTGAAACAGCAAATCTTGGAAAGACCGTCAATGCTTCCTATGATATGATTGAAAAAATTAAACTTCTTGATGAGAAGTTGGGCCTTGACCAGCTACCTGAAAATCTATCGGAGATTGCAAGAATTAGGCTCAAAAATCCTGATTTGACCATTAAGGAACTAGGAGAGACTATGTCACCTCCTTTGGGGAAAAGTGGGGTCAACCATAGGTTACGTAAACTTAGTCAGCTGGCTCAAAGCTATATTGAGGATGGTAAAAATAGTTAA
- a CDS encoding DeoR/GlpR family DNA-binding transcription regulator: MLANDRKKIILSELSYRGSVTIEYLCGLTNASVSTLRRDLTDLEKQGKLSRVHGGAEPAKNLSGEASISEKTFKNVQEKKLIAQNALSHVSDGDVIFLDAGTTTGMMIEGLQKFSGSLTIVTSSVSHASRLIKDNITVYILGGFIKNLTEAVIGSDAVQQIEQFNFTKAFLGANAIGEEYVSTPDMEEANIKQAASKQAQETYILADRSKFNKLNLINFAKISEVIILTNS; this comes from the coding sequence ATGCTTGCGAATGATCGAAAAAAAATAATCCTATCAGAGCTAAGTTACAGGGGAAGCGTCACCATTGAATATCTATGTGGACTTACTAATGCTTCTGTTTCAACTCTAAGACGGGATTTGACTGACCTTGAAAAACAGGGAAAACTTTCACGAGTTCATGGGGGCGCTGAACCTGCTAAAAATTTATCAGGAGAGGCAAGTATCAGTGAAAAAACGTTCAAAAACGTTCAAGAAAAGAAACTGATTGCTCAGAATGCCCTAAGTCATGTTAGTGATGGTGATGTTATTTTTTTGGATGCCGGTACAACGACTGGAATGATGATTGAAGGACTTCAAAAATTTAGTGGCAGTCTAACAATTGTGACCAGTAGTGTTAGTCATGCTTCAAGGTTAATCAAAGACAATATAACTGTCTATATCTTAGGTGGTTTTATAAAAAATTTAACCGAGGCAGTTATTGGTTCTGATGCTGTTCAACAGATTGAACAATTTAATTTTACCAAGGCCTTTTTAGGGGCAAATGCCATAGGGGAGGAATATGTGAGTACTCCTGACATGGAAGAGGCAAATATTAAACAAGCAGCATCCAAACAAGCACAAGAAACCTACATACTAGCTGATAGGAGCAAGTTTAACAAGTTGAATTTGATAAACTTTGCAAAAATATCAGAGGTAATAATATTAACTAATAGCTAG
- the pfkB gene encoding 1-phosphofructokinase, producing MIYTVTLNPSIDYIVRLPEVVVGEVNRMDSDDKYAGGKGINVSRVLARLSKNSTALGFLGGFTGEFIEKTLLEEKISTAFVAVDQDTRINVKIKADQETEINGQGPEITSEQLDELIGGLAKLTDQDTVVFAGSAPASLGNEVYKKLISTAKQAGAEVVCDFEGQTLLDALEHSPLLVKPNNHELGAIFGVKFESTEEIIPYAQKVLEMGAQNVIISMAGDGALLVNNEGSYFAKPIKGVVKNSVGAGDSMVAGFTGKYEESKNAVEAFALGVACGTATAFSDDLATADFIEETLKKVEITKL from the coding sequence ATGATTTATACAGTAACTTTAAATCCTTCTATCGATTACATTGTCCGCCTACCAGAAGTTGTAGTCGGCGAGGTTAATCGTATGGACAGCGACGACAAATATGCTGGAGGAAAAGGAATTAATGTTAGTCGAGTTTTAGCAAGACTTTCAAAAAATTCAACAGCTCTAGGTTTTCTAGGAGGATTTACGGGAGAATTTATTGAAAAAACTCTTCTAGAAGAAAAAATCAGCACAGCCTTTGTTGCTGTCGACCAAGATACTCGTATCAATGTAAAAATTAAGGCAGACCAAGAAACTGAGATCAACGGACAAGGTCCTGAGATTACAAGTGAACAGCTTGATGAGCTGATTGGTGGTCTTGCAAAATTAACTGATCAAGATACAGTTGTTTTTGCAGGTAGTGCCCCAGCATCCCTAGGCAATGAAGTTTACAAAAAGTTAATTTCAACTGCCAAACAAGCAGGAGCAGAAGTTGTTTGTGACTTTGAAGGACAAACTCTTTTAGATGCATTAGAACACAGCCCTCTTCTTGTTAAGCCAAACAACCATGAACTTGGTGCAATCTTTGGCGTTAAATTTGAATCAACTGAAGAAATTATTCCTTATGCTCAAAAGGTTCTTGAAATGGGTGCTCAAAATGTAATCATTTCAATGGCTGGAGATGGTGCCCTTCTTGTAAATAATGAAGGAAGTTATTTTGCTAAACCAATCAAGGGAGTGGTTAAAAACTCAGTTGGTGCTGGAGATTCAATGGTTGCTGGATTTACTGGTAAGTACGAAGAAAGCAAAAATGCAGTTGAAGCCTTCGCCCTCGGAGTGGCGTGTGGAACTGCAACAGCCTTTTCAGACGACTTAGCAACAGCTGATTTTATTGAAGAAACACTGAAAAAAGTAGAAATTACAAAATTATAG
- a CDS encoding fructose-specific PTS transporter subunit EIIC, with protein MEITDLLVKNAMIMDLQATDKLGVIDEMVNKLYETGRITDKEVFKQGILNREAQTSTGLGDGVAMPHAKNEAVKEATILFAKSNKGVDYEALDGQPTYVFFMIAAPAGANDTHLAALASLSKYLMQPGFIDKLRQTTTPDQVIDLFKKEGEEVKSEAAEESKEDKAPSTGKFVVAVTACTTGIAHTYMAEEALKKKAAEMGVGIKVETNGASGVGNKLTAEDIKRADGVIIAADKAVDMGRFDGKPLISRPVKDGITNSEGLIEEAASGNLPIYHATDGGNSSEDSAEEMSLGKKFYKHLMSGVSTMLPFVIGGGIAIAIAFLLDNAIGVPKDQLANLGTYNEIASLFKHIGGAAFDFMLPVLAGYIAYSIAEKPGMVAGFVAGYIAQSGLAWGHVPYALNSSVEAGVPSGFLGALVGGFVAGGVILLLKKALVILPRALDGIKAILLYPVLGVIITGFAMLLINIPMSAINTGLNDFLTHMSGTSAVLMGALVGGMMSVDMGGPVNKAAYVFATGTLAATVATGGSEVMAATMAGGMVPPLAVFVATMLFKDKFTKDERQAGVTNIVTGLSFITEGAIPFGAADPARAIPSFVVGSAITGALVGFSHIKLMAPHGGIFVLALTSNPLLYLLYIAIGAVIAGVLFGALRKKK; from the coding sequence ATGGAAATTACAGACTTACTTGTAAAAAATGCCATGATCATGGACCTTCAAGCTACTGATAAGCTTGGAGTAATTGATGAAATGGTCAACAAACTTTACGAAACTGGCCGTATCACTGATAAGGAAGTTTTCAAGCAAGGTATCTTAAACCGTGAAGCTCAAACTTCAACAGGTCTTGGAGACGGTGTGGCAATGCCTCACGCGAAAAATGAAGCAGTAAAAGAAGCTACTATTCTTTTTGCTAAATCAAACAAGGGTGTTGACTATGAAGCACTCGACGGACAACCTACTTACGTCTTCTTCATGATCGCAGCCCCAGCTGGTGCAAATGATACTCACTTAGCAGCTCTTGCAAGCCTTTCTAAATATCTAATGCAGCCAGGATTTATCGACAAGCTTCGTCAAACTACTACTCCTGATCAAGTAATTGACCTATTCAAAAAAGAAGGTGAAGAAGTTAAGTCTGAAGCAGCTGAAGAGTCTAAAGAAGACAAGGCTCCATCAACAGGAAAATTTGTTGTAGCTGTTACAGCTTGTACAACTGGTATCGCCCACACTTACATGGCAGAAGAAGCCCTTAAGAAAAAAGCAGCTGAAATGGGTGTTGGAATCAAGGTTGAAACAAACGGAGCATCTGGTGTTGGTAACAAACTTACTGCTGAAGACATCAAACGTGCTGACGGTGTAATCATTGCAGCTGATAAGGCTGTTGATATGGGACGTTTTGACGGAAAACCTTTAATCAGCCGTCCAGTTAAAGACGGAATCACTAACTCTGAAGGATTAATCGAAGAAGCAGCAAGTGGTAATCTTCCAATCTACCATGCAACTGACGGTGGTAATTCAAGCGAAGATTCAGCTGAAGAAATGAGCCTTGGTAAGAAATTCTACAAACACCTTATGAGTGGGGTTTCAACAATGCTTCCATTCGTAATCGGTGGAGGGATTGCCATTGCCATTGCCTTCTTACTTGATAATGCTATTGGTGTTCCAAAAGATCAACTAGCAAACCTTGGTACTTACAATGAAATCGCAAGTCTCTTCAAACATATTGGTGGAGCAGCCTTTGACTTCATGTTACCAGTTTTAGCTGGATACATTGCTTACTCAATTGCTGAAAAACCAGGTATGGTTGCAGGTTTTGTAGCTGGATACATCGCTCAATCAGGTCTTGCTTGGGGACACGTGCCTTATGCTCTTAATTCATCAGTTGAAGCTGGAGTTCCTTCAGGATTCCTTGGAGCTTTAGTTGGTGGTTTCGTAGCCGGTGGAGTTATCCTTCTTCTTAAGAAAGCTCTAGTGATTCTTCCACGTGCCCTTGATGGTATCAAAGCAATCCTTCTTTACCCAGTACTTGGTGTAATCATCACAGGATTTGCAATGCTTCTAATCAACATTCCAATGAGTGCAATCAATACAGGACTTAATGACTTCCTAACTCACATGAGCGGAACTTCAGCAGTCCTAATGGGAGCTCTAGTTGGTGGAATGATGTCAGTAGATATGGGTGGACCAGTTAACAAGGCAGCTTACGTCTTTGCAACAGGAACACTTGCAGCAACAGTTGCTACTGGTGGTAGCGAAGTAATGGCCGCTACAATGGCTGGTGGTATGGTTCCACCTCTTGCAGTATTTGTAGCAACTATGCTCTTCAAAGATAAATTTACTAAAGATGAACGTCAAGCAGGTGTTACAAACATCGTAACTGGTCTTTCATTCATCACAGAAGGAGCTATTCCATTTGGAGCAGCTGACCCAGCTCGCGCAATCCCATCATTTGTTGTTGGATCTGCAATTACTGGTGCTTTAGTTGGATTCTCACACATCAAACTTATGGCTCCTCACGGAGGAATCTTCGTTCTTGCCCTTACAAGTAACCCACTTCTTTACCTACTATACATTGCAATTGGTGCAGTTATCGCAGGTGTACTATTTGGAGCACTTCGTAAGAAAAAATAA
- the gmk gene encoding guanylate kinase gives MQERGLLIVFSGPSGVGKGTVRKEIFDGEGHDFDYSVSMTTRPKRPGEVDGVDYFFRTREEFEEMIKNGQMLEYAEYVGNYYGTPLTYVNETLDSGKDVFLEIEVQGALQVKEKVPDGVFIFLTPPDLDELRERIVGRGTDSVDVIDKRMEKAREEILLMSEYDYAVVNDEVSKAAARVKQIVEAEHFRVDRVIGKYRAMID, from the coding sequence ATGCAAGAGCGTGGTTTATTAATTGTATTTTCAGGCCCTTCTGGAGTTGGTAAGGGGACTGTACGCAAGGAAATTTTTGACGGTGAGGGGCACGATTTTGACTATTCAGTTTCAATGACTACTCGTCCTAAACGTCCAGGTGAAGTTGATGGTGTGGATTATTTCTTTAGAACTCGTGAAGAATTTGAAGAGATGATTAAAAACGGACAAATGCTTGAGTATGCTGAGTATGTTGGTAACTACTACGGTACTCCGTTAACTTATGTTAATGAAACTCTTGATAGTGGTAAGGATGTCTTTTTGGAAATTGAAGTCCAAGGAGCCCTTCAGGTTAAGGAAAAGGTTCCAGATGGAGTTTTCATCTTCTTAACGCCACCAGATCTTGATGAACTTCGTGAACGCATTGTTGGACGTGGAACTGACAGTGTTGATGTTATTGATAAGCGTATGGAAAAGGCTCGTGAAGAAATCCTTCTGATGAGTGAATATGATTATGCAGTTGTTAATGACGAGGTAAGCAAGGCAGCAGCAAGGGTTAAACAGATTGTTGAAGCAGAACATTTTCGTGTGGACCGCGTGATTGGAAAATACCGCGCCATGATTGATTAG
- the rpoZ gene encoding DNA-directed RNA polymerase subunit omega: protein MLKPSIDKLLDKVDSKYSLVILESKRAHELNEGAQATIEFKSVKPTLEALEEIEAGTVTIHPDPEGKREARRLAAEAEVARLQEEERQIKERIAQEHEVEANKGK, encoded by the coding sequence ATGTTAAAACCATCTATCGACAAGCTACTAGACAAGGTCGATTCAAAATATTCACTAGTAATTCTTGAAAGCAAACGTGCTCATGAATTAAATGAGGGAGCTCAGGCTACAATTGAATTCAAGTCAGTTAAGCCAACTCTTGAAGCTTTGGAAGAAATTGAAGCTGGAACTGTAACAATTCATCCAGATCCAGAAGGTAAAAGAGAAGCACGTAGGCTTGCAGCAGAAGCTGAGGTAGCACGCCTGCAAGAAGAAGAAAGACAGATTAAAGAGCGCATCGCACAAGAGCATGAAGTTGAAGCTAATAAAGGTAAATAA
- a CDS encoding primosomal protein N', translating into MKIAKVIVDIPLMQTDHPFSYLVPTNLEGLLEVGMRVHVPFGKADRLVQAIVMEIVDDSSSEDELKEIKELLDFEPVLNKEQLALADDMRKRVFSYKITCLKAMLPNLLNSNYDKYVIPLEEISDSQNETLIFKLGQRVKFSSLSEDEQAQILRFKKEGLIKFEYVAKSRENISYESFVYPENMDQLEAYELPSRAKKKQELKNYLLEHPFKIPLKELNKQFSRAIINFFIEQKFLKLEKIELRRTRKLFDKIKRDQPLILNSDQKKAYDLITTSKNSNPFLLEGVTGSGKTELYLQVISKVLEEGKTAIMLVPEISLTPQITNRFIARFGDQVAIMHSRLSDGEKYDEWRRVEEGKARVVVGARSAIFAPLKDIGVIIIDEEHESSYKQDSSPRYHARDIALFRSAWHGAKLILGSATPSLESRARASKGVYEFIELPRRANPKAKIPKVEIVDFRENMNQESANFTPPLLAKIREKLERKEQVVLMLNRRGYSSFIMCRDCGYVEECKNCDISLTLHMDTKTLDCHYCGFKEAIPRFCPSCRSKNFRYYGSGTQKIEEELKELIPHAKILRMDVDTTKKKGAHERILDQFENQEADILLGTQMIAKGLDFPNVTLVGVINADTALNLPDFRSSEKTFQLLTQVAGRAGRADKEGEVIIQTFNPDHYVIQLAKEHDYEGFYKKEMEYRRSLGYPPYFYTTQIILSHKKEDEAIKKSYEIMSHLSKNLSQGAIILGPTPKPIARTHNLYHYQILIKYRFEDHLTQALNQVLEMTQDRSNKDLRIIIDSEPQNFI; encoded by the coding sequence ATGAAGATAGCTAAAGTAATTGTCGACATCCCCCTTATGCAAACAGACCATCCCTTTTCTTACCTGGTACCTACCAACTTAGAGGGACTTCTTGAAGTGGGAATGAGGGTCCATGTTCCATTTGGAAAGGCTGATCGACTTGTACAGGCCATTGTTATGGAGATAGTTGATGATTCAAGTTCAGAGGATGAACTCAAGGAAATTAAGGAACTCTTAGACTTTGAGCCAGTTCTTAACAAAGAGCAGTTAGCCCTAGCTGATGATATGAGAAAGAGGGTCTTTTCCTATAAAATTACCTGCCTTAAGGCCATGCTGCCAAATCTTCTTAATTCCAACTATGATAAATATGTTATTCCCCTGGAAGAAATTTCAGACAGCCAGAATGAAACCTTGATTTTTAAGCTGGGACAGAGGGTAAAATTTTCAAGTCTGTCAGAAGATGAGCAGGCTCAGATTTTAAGGTTTAAAAAAGAAGGCCTGATTAAGTTTGAATATGTAGCCAAAAGTCGTGAAAATATCAGCTATGAAAGCTTTGTTTATCCTGAGAACATGGATCAATTGGAAGCTTATGAACTTCCTTCACGGGCCAAGAAAAAGCAAGAACTTAAGAATTATCTTCTTGAGCATCCATTTAAAATCCCTCTCAAGGAATTAAATAAACAGTTTTCAAGAGCAATTATTAATTTTTTTATTGAGCAAAAATTTCTCAAATTAGAAAAAATTGAACTTAGAAGGACTAGAAAATTATTTGATAAAATTAAAAGGGACCAACCCTTAATTTTAAATAGTGACCAAAAGAAGGCCTATGATCTTATCACAACAAGTAAAAACTCCAATCCTTTCTTACTGGAAGGGGTAACAGGAAGTGGTAAGACTGAACTTTACTTGCAGGTAATTTCTAAGGTTTTAGAAGAAGGGAAAACGGCCATCATGCTGGTACCTGAAATTTCTCTTACCCCGCAAATTACCAATCGTTTTATTGCACGATTTGGCGATCAAGTGGCTATTATGCACAGTCGCCTGTCTGACGGAGAAAAGTATGATGAATGGCGCAGGGTTGAAGAAGGTAAGGCCCGGGTCGTTGTAGGTGCTCGCAGTGCAATTTTTGCTCCCCTTAAGGATATTGGGGTTATAATAATAGATGAGGAACATGAATCAAGCTACAAGCAGGATTCAAGTCCTAGGTACCACGCAAGGGATATAGCCCTCTTTAGAAGCGCTTGGCACGGAGCAAAACTTATTTTGGGAAGTGCAACCCCAAGCCTTGAATCAAGGGCTAGAGCTTCCAAGGGAGTTTATGAATTTATTGAACTTCCAAGACGGGCTAATCCTAAGGCTAAAATTCCTAAGGTTGAGATAGTTGATTTCAGAGAGAATATGAATCAGGAATCAGCCAACTTTACCCCTCCTCTTCTGGCTAAAATCAGGGAGAAGCTTGAACGCAAGGAGCAGGTAGTTTTAATGCTTAATCGTAGGGGCTATTCAAGCTTTATTATGTGCCGTGATTGCGGATATGTCGAAGAATGTAAAAATTGTGACATAAGTTTAACTTTACATATGGATACAAAAACCTTAGACTGTCATTATTGTGGGTTCAAAGAAGCCATACCTCGTTTTTGTCCAAGTTGTAGGAGTAAAAACTTTAGGTATTATGGTTCTGGAACTCAAAAAATCGAAGAAGAGCTTAAAGAATTAATCCCCCATGCTAAAATCCTTAGAATGGACGTTGATACAACCAAGAAGAAGGGAGCCCATGAAAGGATTTTAGACCAATTTGAAAATCAAGAAGCCGATATCCTTCTTGGTACCCAGATGATAGCAAAGGGATTAGATTTTCCAAATGTTACCCTAGTTGGGGTCATCAATGCAGATACAGCCCTAAATTTACCTGATTTTAGAAGCAGTGAAAAAACCTTCCAACTTTTGACCCAGGTGGCAGGTCGTGCTGGGAGAGCTGACAAAGAAGGCGAGGTTATCATCCAAACCTTTAACCCAGATCACTATGTAATACAGCTTGCCAAAGAGCATGACTATGAAGGCTTTTATAAAAAGGAAATGGAGTATAGAAGGAGTCTAGGATACCCACCTTATTTCTATACAACTCAAATAATTCTTAGCCATAAGAAGGAAGATGAGGCTATTAAAAAGAGTTATGAGATTATGAGTCATTTATCTAAAAATTTATCCCAAGGAGCAATAATTTTAGGTCCGACTCCCAAGCCGATTGCCCGGACACATAACTTGTATCACTACCAAATTTTAATTAAATATCGTTTTGAGGATCACCTTACTCAAGCCCTAAATCAAGTTCTTGAAATGACTCAAGACAGAAGTAATAAGGATTTAAGGATTATTATAGATAGTGAACCACAGAATTTTATATAG
- the fmt gene encoding methionyl-tRNA formyltransferase encodes MTKIIFMGTPGFSVPVLEGLIADERYELLAVVTQPDRAVGRKKEIKMTPVKEAALKHGLKVLQPEKISGSPEMDELLAMDADLIVTAAFGQFLPDKLLKGIGKAVNVHASLLPKYRGGAPVHYSIINGDAKTGVTIMEMVKKMDAGDIISQVEVAITDADNVGTMFDKLSLAGRDLLLDTLPGYLDGSILPQAQDEELVSYSPNISPEEEKIDWNKSARAIFNQVRGMYPWPVAHTFLNGNRFKIYEAKPIEGSGKPGEVLSRTKNSLVVGTGEGALELITVQPAGKPKMKVNDFLNGVGREIKEGDYFGQE; translated from the coding sequence TTGACAAAAATAATATTTATGGGAACCCCTGGATTTTCAGTTCCAGTTCTTGAAGGTTTAATTGCTGATGAACGCTATGAATTGTTAGCAGTTGTAACCCAGCCTGACCGTGCCGTTGGTCGTAAAAAAGAAATCAAGATGACTCCAGTTAAAGAAGCTGCTTTAAAGCATGGACTTAAGGTTCTTCAACCTGAAAAAATATCAGGTAGTCCTGAGATGGATGAACTTTTAGCCATGGATGCAGATCTTATTGTGACAGCTGCCTTTGGTCAGTTTTTACCTGATAAACTTTTAAAGGGTATAGGAAAAGCTGTAAATGTTCACGCAAGCCTTCTACCTAAGTACCGAGGAGGTGCACCGGTCCACTATTCAATTATCAATGGAGACGCAAAAACTGGTGTAACCATTATGGAGATGGTTAAGAAAATGGATGCTGGAGATATTATTAGCCAGGTTGAGGTAGCAATCACAGATGCTGATAATGTTGGGACCATGTTTGACAAACTTAGCCTTGCTGGTCGTGATCTTTTACTTGATACCCTTCCTGGTTACCTGGACGGAAGTATCCTACCGCAGGCTCAAGATGAGGAGCTTGTGAGCTATAGTCCAAATATTAGTCCTGAGGAAGAAAAAATTGACTGGAACAAGTCAGCTCGTGCCATCTTCAATCAAGTCCGTGGTATGTATCCATGGCCTGTGGCTCACACCTTCTTAAATGGTAATCGTTTCAAGATTTATGAAGCAAAACCTATCGAAGGGTCAGGAAAGCCTGGTGAGGTTTTAAGTCGCACCAAGAACTCTCTTGTTGTTGGAACAGGTGAGGGAGCCCTTGAATTAATTACAGTTCAACCGGCTGGAAAACCTAAGATGAAGGTTAATGATTTCTTAAACGGGGTAGGACGAGAGATCAAAGAAGGAGATTACTTTGGCCAAGAATAA